The following coding sequences lie in one Euhalothece natronophila Z-M001 genomic window:
- a CDS encoding LapA family protein, whose amino-acid sequence MRILNFVVIFASGLALVLFSIENTELVTIQIIPGYRVQAPLAIELILAMGLGATLAWLYSIWSRLARQIATFGQKRELKKKEKELENLSKDVETYKSQLEEQQKSLPQGEEASPNES is encoded by the coding sequence ATGCGTATTCTTAATTTCGTGGTAATTTTTGCTAGCGGGTTAGCCTTAGTCTTATTTAGCATCGAGAATACAGAATTGGTAACAATTCAAATTATTCCGGGGTATCGTGTCCAAGCCCCCCTAGCCATTGAGTTAATTTTAGCGATGGGACTGGGAGCCACCTTAGCTTGGCTATACAGCATCTGGAGTCGTTTAGCTCGTCAAATTGCTACTTTTGGGCAAAAGCGGGAGTTAAAAAAAAAGGAAAAGGAATTAGAAAACTTGAGTAAAGATGTGGAAACTTATAAAAGCCAGTTAGAAGAACAGCAAAAAAGCTTACCGCAAGGGGAAGAAGCATCGCCAAATGAGTCATAA
- a CDS encoding peroxiredoxin: protein MSRRYLLILGLSLSLAFFCFLPNAQALGGKKPPLNEPAPEFTLPTNNGNGEVSLSDYRGQWVVLYFYPKDFTSGCTLEAKNFQKDLEKYQARNAQIIGVSGDDVQSHEEFCEEVGIEFPLLADTNGSVSKTYGSWLGIRSLRHTYLIDPEGILREIFIGVKPPIHSQEVLARLDELQEK, encoded by the coding sequence ATGTCCCGTCGTTATCTCCTTATTTTAGGGTTAAGCCTAAGTCTAGCCTTCTTCTGTTTTCTTCCTAACGCCCAAGCCTTAGGCGGAAAGAAACCTCCTCTCAATGAACCCGCCCCAGAATTTACCCTTCCCACGAATAACGGAAACGGAGAAGTTTCCCTATCAGATTACCGAGGGCAATGGGTGGTTTTATATTTCTACCCCAAAGACTTCACCTCTGGTTGTACCCTCGAAGCCAAAAACTTCCAAAAAGATTTAGAGAAGTATCAGGCGCGGAATGCCCAAATTATTGGTGTCAGTGGTGATGATGTCCAGTCTCATGAAGAATTTTGTGAGGAAGTGGGAATTGAGTTTCCCCTGCTTGCCGACACAAATGGTTCCGTGAGTAAAACCTATGGCTCATGGCTAGGAATTAGATCGCTACGTCATACCTATCTCATTGATCCTGAGGGGATTCTAAGAGAAATTTTTATCGGCGTAAAGCCCCCCATTCATAGTCAAGAAGTCTTAGCCCGTTTAGACGAGTTGCAGGAAAAGTAA